Genomic segment of Dromaius novaehollandiae isolate bDroNov1 chromosome 6, bDroNov1.hap1, whole genome shotgun sequence:
TGGCCTTCCTTTTAGGCTACTTTTTGGAAGTTGAAACAGTAGCTAGCCAACACAGCAATGTAGACAGTTTCTCTGCTTAAGGAAACTGCAAACCTGTTGAAGACCTCCCCTAAAAAACTAAGCTGTGCCCTCTTTCTGCCCAGCCCCATGCTTCTGGGATTATTTGCAGCAGAGTGCTGGGCCGGCTAAGGCTGTCTCTTGGGGCTGTGAGCGATTTGCAGTCTACCAGCTACCGTCGTAAGCACAAAGCTAGGTGTTTCTAGGTGGAGTGGCACCTGCAGACCCCTTACATACGTTGGAGCTGCTTTCCTTTATGAGCTCTGATTCCAGCGTTCCCACAAGAGGCGAGGTTGGCTCTCCCACCTCAACCTGCCACTTGCCAGAGCCCCCTAAGGCGTTCTTCTCTCGCCATTTTCTACCTGTGGGAAGAAGGAGGGCTTTCATTATTCTGTTCCATAAGAAGTACTCCACCAACTTGCCCAGCACATTGAGATGATATGCCTTTTCCCTTAATTCCAGTCATTTCCACTTAGGTGTAAGTGCATCAGTTAGCTGGCCAACTCCTAAAGTCAGGAAATTGGCACTAAGTGTGTCTCTTTTTTGCTAGTCAGTGCTGAACCCATAGAGGGCTTGCAGCAGGTGCCACACCTCAGCTGATGTCAGTTCGGGTCTTACCCAAAACCACATCTTGCATGTTTGTGGTTGCAGAAGTTGCCAAAAAGCATATTTCACCCTGGTGCATGCTACAAACTGAGAGGGCAATCTAGTTCAGTCCCTTCATGTCTGTTGTGACGGAGGGGATGTTTGGGAGAGATCGGGGGCTAAAACAAGGTCTGCTACACCATGGAAGTGAGAGATCCCTGGGCCCAAGCTGGACCTTACTTACATCCCTCCAAATTTCAGTGGAGCTACAGGCAGAATTGTCTTCTGGGCCATTTGGGAGCAGCTTGTTTCTAATCAGGAGGTTCCTCTCGAGACTAACCCAGGCTTGCGAGCACAGACCTGCTGCCACATGCACACAGCAGCGCCCAGTCACATCACTCTGCTACGGCAAGATGCCCCAGCCCGCGGCAGCCAGCGGCCAGTGGGAAGTGTCACTTACTCGCTAACTGACCCGTCTTCATGTCGTACTCTTCGGCCATCTCTTTGCCATCCTCAAACAGGTAGTGGACCTTCCTCTTCCCTAGGGACAAGGCGGGCAGTGAGGGTGGGAGGCCCTTTCCCTTGGGGGCCTTGTCCATGGGGGTATCACTCTGTCCCCAAGTTTGGGGATCTGTCCTAGGGTGTatggccctgcccccccccccccccatgtctGGGGCCCTGTTCCTAGCTGTATGACCCTGTTGCCTTGTCTGGGGCCCTGTCCCCGGGTGTACAGCCCTCTCCCCACCAGGTCTATGGCCTTGTCCCCTTGTCAGGGGCCCTGTCCCCGGGTGCGTGGCCCCATGCCCTAGTCcagggccccctccccggccgcgggcTCGCAGGGCCCCGAgccgctcccggcagcgcccctTCGCCTCCCGCAGGGTCTCCCCGGGCGCCGGTTACCGTCCTGCACCAGCGCGGTCTTGCGGGCGGCCCGCAGCCTCTCCAGCCAGCTCGGCACCGCCATGGCGGCCGCGCAGCCGTCGCCACAGCAACGCGGCGCTTCCGCCCGCCGCCCGGAAGCgacgcccgccgccgccatcgccgccgcgggccgcgccgggccggggggactTTTACTAACTCTTCGCTCCGGgtggaggcggcgcggggcctcccccgctcccggccgcggcgggtgTTTCCCTCGCGAAGAAATCTGGGCGAAATCAAGTCTTGGGCCGCGCAGGCAGGAGCTCCCGGTCGCTAAAATAgcgtcaccccccccccccccccccagcacctgctgTCAGTGGTTTCGAGGGCGCTGGAGCAGGCCCGTCTTAAGTGGCTTTTCGGTGGTTTCTGCCTCAGCTCGTCCTGGCCGTGCGGGCTGACATTCTCCTTCCCAGGTGTTTCGCGTAGGGCGAGTGTTTTGGGGAGGTAGCACCGAAAAGCCCCCCACAGCCCGCAGAGGCCGGGAGCAGAATGAGCGTGGTGTAGGCCGTGGTGCTTGCGCTGTGCGGTTCTGAGCAACCTCCCTCATTTTTTACTGGTGTTTGGTGTCGGCAGCGTTAACCTCCCCTGGGGAAGCGGCGTGCAGCCTATGGAGCCACGAGGGATTGTCAAAGCCTTTCCCAAGAGGAAGAAGATGAGGGATGACATGGGCAAAAGCATCCCGCCAAAGATCCCaaaagaggaaggagcaggggagCCTGAGGGTAAGTCCAGTCTGCCCATGACGCACATATAATGTTCATATCTCAGCTGTTAACTGGAGGTGTGGGTCTCCCAAAGGCTTTTTCTGGCCCAGGTGCCTTTCCTCTCGAGGCCATGGCTGGCAAGCTTTGGCGTGTCTAGCTGCAGGCCTGCGGCTGGTGCCCCCCGAAGACTGCCTGCCACAGTTGGTCCCAAGGAGTCCCACGTGAGATACGTAGCCCAGCTGCTTTGGGGGACACTTTCTTTCACACTGACCTCCTGCCCCTGTGTCTTTCCTCAGCAGAGTGGCTGAAACCAGTTACTGCCTATGTGTTGCGAGCTGGTATTGGCCAAGCCAGGGCAGAGATCTTCCACAAGCAAATTGCCCAAAATGGGGGTCGGGTCCGCGACCAGCTGTGCTCGGAGGTGACGCATATCATCGTGGCTGAAGACATGGACTGTGATCGGGCCTTTCGGCTCCTTAAATTACCTAAGGTACCTTCAGGGTTGCAGCTAGTGAAGGCATCCTGGCTGAGTGCTTGCATTAGAGACCAGAAGCTGCTGAGTACCACTGGCTACAGCATCTTTATCCCTTGCAGGTATGCAGATCCTAGGCTGTCATTCTTCCCCACAGTGCCTCTATTCCAAACTGAACTGCACTGATATTTCACCTCTGCTCAAGACTGTGACTCATTACAGGTGCCTTGGGCATGGCTCAAAATCATTTCTCCCCATACAGTTCATGAAATTTAGTGGCTTTGTGGCTGGTTGCTGTCTGTGGGGTAGCAGAACTTGGAGTAGAGCCCAGAAATGTTAATCTGTTGCTTGCTACAGGTGCTAAAGGCATCTCTTCCTAATCGATCAGTGGtagcaaggaatttttttttagaaatgctgagaattaaATGCTGTTTCTTCCTTACTGCAGATGAAAAGTAGAGAGAGAACTGACTGCTAGGCACACTAGGAAACAAGGAATGGagcagcaggcagctgcaggTTAGGAGCAAAATGTGTTGGCAGAGCTTTGGAGGAAGAGTCTAAGACTGAGGTAGATAGGAGCGGAAGCTGCCGTTCAGCGAAGTGAATGGAAACTGGGTGATTGAGCCAAGACCCGAGTAGTGAATGTGTGATGTGAGAGAGCAAAATTCATATTGGTTGTTTGCTCCATCCCCAAACAATGGGAAGGATTTCTAGGTCAAACAGCTGGGGGGTGAGAAGTCTTCCTGCTCCTATGCTAAGGCATCTGATCCATGGCAGGTGCCTGGAGGAGgaactgcagaagcagcagcagcagaagctccTGGCTACCAAAGAGATCCAGCCCCAGGCAAGGGAGGGAGCTGTGAAACCAAAGGCTGAAGCACACTTGGAGGATTCCTTGCCGCAAACCCTGGGCATCCTTGGACATCAGCAGCCA
This window contains:
- the DPCD gene encoding protein DPCD is translated as MAAAGVASGRRAEAPRCCGDGCAAAMAVPSWLERLRAARKTALVQDGKRKVHYLFEDGKEMAEEYDMKTGQLASRKWREKNALGGSGKWQVEVGEPTSPLVGTLESELIKESSSNPVFMRKDTLTSFQWRIRNLPYPKEVYSVSVEEEQRCCVVRTTNKKYYKKFPIPDLDRYQLPLDAAALSFTHANNTLIITYQKPKEILAAEEELQEELKKIKAANDDDSECKTQ